One Drechmeria coniospora strain ARSEF 6962 chromosome 01, whole genome shotgun sequence genomic region harbors:
- a CDS encoding penicillin-binding protein: MSASFPRLRVVVLVAALAFLSPFAAADQKPLAQYGKGSGNPFADDFARFANETLHRWHVPGLSIAVIDGQDIYAKGYGFASLPATPARPETLWYAASTTKAFTGAVLSHLIHADEHEALARGWDTPIASIIRDDFVLQDEWATAHVTLEDAVSHRTGMPRHDITSRHLVDGRAARPRDIVRNLRNLPLTAEPRVRFQYCNLMYVALSHVVETLTGRWLGRVLRDTIWAPLGMNATYFDLDDALAAPTGRLAQGYWWSDADAAFREVPRMPVTEASGAGAVFSTVLDYARWVRSLLREAGPLSPAVHRDIKTPRIVVAMPSNGRDVETYGLGWERSAYRGQPMYTHSGGNHGFGAEVYWFPDIGYGVVAFANTAMTSNAAEEALIFALVDAKLGIAPEDRVDVDKKWRDIMAGAQHMLDNALDDIYPDRPETPAPATVAMEALAGTYHDPGYGNMTLQVDVDPDDAAEKILVGSRPDDTWPMEMKMHHISADYWILFMVMPQNPTVFFKAFAAAQFKFDVAGRAKALEVQFRLTRSQGVGTEAPVVFRRLN; encoded by the exons ATGTCGGCCTCATTTCCTCGCcttcgcgtcgtcgtcctcgtcgccgccctcgcgtTCCTGTCTCCCTTTGCCGCGGCGGACCAGAAGCCGCTGGCCCAGTACGGCAAGGGCAGCGGGAATCCGTTCGCTGACGACTTTGCCCGCTTCGCCAACGAGACGCTGCACCGCTGGCACGTCCCCGGCCTGTCCAttgccgtcatcgacggTCAGGACATCTACGCAAAA GGCTACGGCTTCGCCTCTCTGCCCGCCACGCCGGCGCGCCCCGAGACGTTGTGGTacgcggcgtcgacgacaaaggccttcaccggcgccgtcctctcccATCTCAtccacgccgacgagcacgaggcgcTCGCCCGAGGCTGGGACACGCCCATCGCCTCCATCATCCGAGACGACTTTGTCCTCCAGGATGAATGGGCCACGGCCCACGTGAcgctcgaggatgccgtgAGCCATCGTACCGGCATGCCGCGCCACGACATTACGAGTcgccacctcgtcgacggccgagccgcCCGGCCCCGCGACATCGTCCGCAACCTGCGCAACCTGCCCCTGACGGCCGAGCCCCGCGTCCGCTTCCAGTACTGCAACCTCATGTACGTCGCCCTCTcgcacgtcgtcgagacCCTCACCGGCCGCTggctcggccgcgtcctccGCGACACCATCTGGGCCCCCCTCGGCATGAACGCCACCTacttcgacctcgacgacgccctcgccgccccgaCGGGCCGGCTCGCCCAGGGATACTGGTGgagcgacgccgacgcggcctTCCGCGAGGTCCCCCGCATGCCCGTCACCGAGGccagcggcgccggcgccgtcttctcGACCGTCCTCGACTACGCCCGGTGGGTCCGGAGCCTGCTCCGCGAGGCCGGGCCCCTCTCGCCGGCCGTCCATCGGGACATCAAGACGCcgcgcatcgtcgtcgccatgccctCCAACGGCCGCGACGTCGAGACCTACGGCCTCGGCTGGGAGCGCTCCGCCTACCGGGGCCAGCCCATGTACACGCACAGCGGCGGCAACcacggcttcggcgccgaaGTCTACTGGTTTCCCGACATCGGCTACGGCGTCGTGGCCTTTGCGAACACGGCCATGACGtccaacgccgccgaggaggccttgatcttcgccctcgtcgacgccaagcTCGGCATCGCGCCCGAGGACCGCGTCGACGTGGACAAAAA GTGGCGTGACATCATGGCCGGCGCGCAGCACATGCTCGAcaacgccctcgacgacatctACCCCGACAGGCCcgagacgccggcgccggccacggtggcgatggaagccctcgccggcacctACCACGACCCGGGCTACGGAAACATGACGCTgcaggtcgacgtcgaccccgacgacgcggctGAGAAGATTCTGGTCGGGTCCCGCCCAGACGACACGTGGCCCATGGAAATGAAGATGCACCACATCTCGGCCGACTATTGGATCCTGTTCATGGTCATGCCCCAGAACCCTACCGTGTTCTTCaaggcctttgccgccgcccagTTCAAGTttgacgtcgccggccgcgcaAAGGCCCTCGAGGTGCAATTCCGTCTGACCCGATCCCAAGGGGTGGGCACCGAGGCGCCCGTCGTCTTTCGCAGACTCAACTAA
- a CDS encoding C-14 sterol reductase — MAKSKTSRATYDFGGPIGAAAIVFGLPLLLYWFYFTCNDIYGCPAPVLLRLRTLSFSTLKSQIPWPHNGWRGFVTWEVTAWVLAYYLLSLLLYRLLPAQEVYGTKLRESERPLKYRFNAFYSTLAQLAACAVGTHLHGSSFVLWTFINENYLQILTANILLAYLLALFVYIRSFEVKAGNRDMRELARGGCTGNLVYDFFIGRELNPRITLPFIGEVDIKAWMEMRPGLTGWLLLDLAFVAKQHARYGRLSDSILVTALAQGYYVLEGQYAEAGLLGMMDITTDGLGFMLSFGDIVWVPFLYSTQCRYLSVHPVQLGRTGLVVVGLVFAAGLYIFRAANTQKKVFRRNPHDASVASLSSMPTKRGTRLLTDGWWGAARHVNYFGDWLLAVPFSLPTGIAGYMILPAGSAADAVKMMDGRELVPGVARGWGMLYTYFYVVYFASLLIHRERRDHAACADKYGEDWDKYTKIVKWRIVPGLY; from the exons ATGGCAAAGTCGAAGACGTCACGTGCCACGTATGACTTTGGCGGTCC CATCGGTGCGGCGGCCATCGTCTTTggcctccctctcctcctctacTGGTTCTACTTTACCTGCAACGACATCTACGGCTGCCCTGCTCCTGTGCTTCTCCGCCTTCGAACCCTCTCCTTCTCGACGCTCAAGTCCCAGATCCCGTGGCCGCACAATGGCTGGCGCGGATTCGTCACCTGGGAGGTCACGGCTTGGGTGCTGGCGTACTACCTCCTCAGCTTGCTTCTGTATCGTCTGCTGCCGGCCCAGGAGGTCTACGGCACGAAGCTGCGAGAGTCTGAGAGGCCGCTCAAGTACAGATTCAACG CTTTCTATTCCACCCTGGCGCAGCTGGCTGCttgcgccgtcggcacccaTCTGCACGGCTCGAGCTTTGTGCTTTGGACTTTTATCAACGAAAACTACTTGCAGATCTTGACGGCCAACATCCTTCTCGCCTACCTCCTCGCTCTCTTCGTTTACATTCGCAGCTTTGAGGTAAAGGCGGGCAATCGCGACATGCGCGAGCTCGCCAGGGGCGGATGCACGGGCAACCTCGTGTACGACTTCTTCATCGGCCGCGAGCTGAACCCCCGCATCACGCTCCCCTtcatcggcgaggtcgacatcAAGGCCTGGATGGAGATGCGACCCGGCCTGACGGGCTggctgctcctcgacctcgccttTGTGGCGAAGCAGCACGCCCGCTACGGCCGTTTGTCCGACAGcatcctcgtcaccgccCTCGCTCAGGGGTACTACGTGCTCGAGGGACAGTACGCCGAAGCGGGGCTCCTCGGCATGATGGACATCACCACCGATGGCCTGGGCTTCATGCTGAGCTTCGGCGACATCGTCTGGGTCCCCTTTCTCTACTCGACCCAGTGCCGCTACCTCTCGGTCCATCCTGTGCAGCTCGGCCGgaccggcctcgtcgtcgtcggcctcgtcttcgccgcGGGCCTGTACATCTTCCGGGCCGCCAACACGCAGAAGAAGGTGTTTCGAAGGAATCCCCACGACGCCAGCGTCGCCAGTCtatcgtcgatgccgacgaagcGAGGCACGCGCCTGCTCACCGACGGCTGGTGGGGAGCCGCGCGGCACGTCAACTACTTTGGAGACTGGTTGCTGGCGGTGCCCTTTAGCTTACCGACAGGCATTGCCGGCTACATGATTCTCCCGGCCGGCAGCGCTGCGGATGCCGTCAAGATGATGGACGGCCGGGAGCTGGTTCCCGGTGTCGCGAGGGGCTGGGGCATGCTCTACACCTACTTTTACGTCGTCTACTTTGCCTCGCTGCTGATTCATCGCGAAAGAAGAGATCATGCTGCGTGCGCGGACAAGTATGGCGAGGACTGGGACAAGTATACGAAGATTGTGAAATGGAGGATCGTGCCCGGCCTCTACTGA